A stretch of the Erpetoichthys calabaricus chromosome 3, fErpCal1.3, whole genome shotgun sequence genome encodes the following:
- the cdkn1a gene encoding cyclin-dependent kinase inhibitor 1 isoform X2, whose translation MDLKKGILLSSSNRKVCRNLFGPVDRDQLHAEYQEILQKVTQDSALKWGFDFVNETPLEGSNYQWERVPSGKVPALYRSCFVTASIQGIRLGKENEPVALEQTGKPFSCQNQESTPKKCSSGVLKRKQTNITDFYQSKKMFVQRTEKA comes from the exons ATGGACCTGAAGAAGGGTATCTTGCTGTCATCTTCAAACAGAAAGGTGTGCCGTAACCTGTTTGGCCCTGTTGACCGGGATCAGCTGCATGCCGAGTACCAAGAAATTCTGCAGAAGGTGACTCAGGATTCTGCCCTCAAGTGGGGTTTTGACTTTGTGAATGAGACCCCACTGGAGGGTAGCAACTACCAGTGGGAACGTGTTCCTAGTGGCAAAGTACCTGCACTGTACCGCTCCTGTTTTGTGACTGCCAGCATACAGGGAATAAGGCTGGGGAAGGAGAATGAGCCAGTTGCACTGGAGCAAACTggcaagccctttagctgtcagAATCAGGAATCCACCCCCAAGAAGTGCTCTTCTGGAGTCCTCAAAAGGAAACAGACCAACATTACAG ATTTCTACCAGTCAAAGAAGATGTTTGTGCAAAGGACGGAGAAGGCTTAG
- the cdkn1a gene encoding cyclin-dependent kinase inhibitor 1 isoform X1, with translation MFLRAGRAWIFIVVEMPVRVIDIMDLKKGILLSSSNRKVCRNLFGPVDRDQLHAEYQEILQKVTQDSALKWGFDFVNETPLEGSNYQWERVPSGKVPALYRSCFVTASIQGIRLGKENEPVALEQTGKPFSCQNQESTPKKCSSGVLKRKQTNITDFYQSKKMFVQRTEKA, from the exons ATGTTCCTAAGAGCAGGCAGAGCTTGGATTTTCATAGTCGTAGAAATGCCTGTCAGAGTG atTGACATCATGGACCTGAAGAAGGGTATCTTGCTGTCATCTTCAAACAGAAAGGTGTGCCGTAACCTGTTTGGCCCTGTTGACCGGGATCAGCTGCATGCCGAGTACCAAGAAATTCTGCAGAAGGTGACTCAGGATTCTGCCCTCAAGTGGGGTTTTGACTTTGTGAATGAGACCCCACTGGAGGGTAGCAACTACCAGTGGGAACGTGTTCCTAGTGGCAAAGTACCTGCACTGTACCGCTCCTGTTTTGTGACTGCCAGCATACAGGGAATAAGGCTGGGGAAGGAGAATGAGCCAGTTGCACTGGAGCAAACTggcaagccctttagctgtcagAATCAGGAATCCACCCCCAAGAAGTGCTCTTCTGGAGTCCTCAAAAGGAAACAGACCAACATTACAG ATTTCTACCAGTCAAAGAAGATGTTTGTGCAAAGGACGGAGAAGGCTTAG